Proteins encoded together in one Fimbriimonadia bacterium window:
- a CDS encoding SDR family oxidoreductase — translation MLEGKAGVVFGVANKFSIAWAVAEAAARHGAKVAIGYQDERMLDSVLGLTEGNDSFRVYECDLNRDEQLAQLSDSLQRDYGGLDFIVHSVAYARREDMAGRFLDCSRDGFKVALETSCFTFVACCRALEGLLRDGGSCLTMSYLGSSRVVPIYGIMGIAKAALESSTRYLAYDFGPRGIRVNALSPGPISTVAARSIPGFSKMTSEAKERVPLSTPVAQPEVADAALFLLSDLSRGITGEVIFVDGGYHMV, via the coding sequence CTGCTCGAGGGAAAAGCCGGGGTCGTTTTTGGCGTGGCCAACAAGTTCTCGATAGCGTGGGCTGTGGCGGAGGCAGCCGCTCGACACGGTGCCAAAGTGGCCATTGGCTACCAGGACGAGCGGATGCTCGATTCGGTCCTCGGGCTGACGGAAGGCAACGACAGCTTTCGCGTATACGAGTGCGACCTCAACCGCGACGAGCAGCTCGCCCAGCTCTCCGACAGCCTTCAGCGAGACTACGGAGGACTGGACTTCATCGTACATAGCGTGGCCTATGCTCGTCGGGAGGACATGGCTGGGCGATTCTTGGATTGTTCCCGCGATGGGTTCAAGGTGGCGCTGGAAACTAGTTGCTTCACATTCGTCGCCTGCTGCCGCGCGTTGGAGGGATTGCTACGCGACGGGGGCAGTTGCCTGACCATGAGCTACCTCGGTAGTTCTCGGGTCGTTCCCATCTACGGCATCATGGGCATCGCGAAGGCGGCACTCGAGAGCTCTACGCGGTACTTGGCGTATGACTTCGGCCCGAGGGGCATCCGCGTCAACGCGCTCTCGCCCGGGCCGATCAGCACGGTGGCAGCGCGTAGCATCCCGGGCTTCAGCAAGATGACCTCGGAGGCGAAGGAGCGCGTGCCGCTGAGCACGCCGGTAGCGCAGCCGGAGGTCGCCGACGCAGCCCTCTTCTTACTAAGCGACCTCTCGCGTGGGATCACCGGGGAGGTGATCTTCGTGGACGGCGGGTATCACATGGTGTGA
- a CDS encoding Gfo/Idh/MocA family oxidoreductase, with amino-acid sequence MLNIGIVGLGNMGRVHARHYRNVPGAALAAVYDLKPERLQPFSSEYGGEPVGSFEELLQRCQAVDICTPTPTHRQLAVQALDAGKHVICEKPMCLTVEECREVVAAAERAGRVFMPAHVLRFFPEFALAHRLVRDGEVGTPAAIRTHRGGPFPKWSSGWFGDYSQSGGVLLDLVIHDFDWLRWTFGEVERVFAKALVHRNIPQCDYALATLKLRSGAIAHVEGTWADPGGFRVWFEIAGDGGFLEYDSRNNPTFSVAKRSTGDAPVAPHRESPLMPNDDPYRRELAHFVECVTTGKQPDITAEDGLRAVEISRAALDSARTGQPVSLGGGR; translated from the coding sequence ATGTTGAACATCGGCATCGTGGGCCTCGGCAACATGGGCCGTGTCCACGCTCGCCATTACCGAAACGTTCCCGGTGCTGCACTGGCAGCAGTATACGACCTGAAGCCCGAACGCCTCCAACCCTTTTCCAGCGAGTATGGCGGTGAGCCGGTCGGCTCGTTCGAAGAACTGCTCCAGCGTTGCCAGGCGGTGGACATCTGCACCCCCACGCCGACACACAGGCAACTGGCCGTTCAGGCGCTGGATGCCGGCAAGCATGTCATCTGCGAGAAGCCGATGTGCCTCACGGTGGAGGAATGTCGGGAGGTTGTCGCTGCTGCCGAGCGCGCGGGGCGCGTGTTCATGCCCGCCCACGTGCTCCGCTTCTTCCCGGAGTTCGCGTTGGCCCACCGCCTAGTAAGGGACGGAGAGGTCGGCACGCCGGCGGCCATCCGCACTCATCGAGGCGGACCGTTCCCCAAGTGGAGCAGCGGTTGGTTCGGCGACTACAGCCAGAGCGGCGGCGTGCTGCTGGACCTGGTAATCCACGATTTCGACTGGTTGCGTTGGACATTCGGTGAGGTGGAGCGCGTGTTCGCAAAGGCTCTGGTGCACCGCAACATCCCGCAGTGCGATTACGCCCTGGCAACGCTGAAGTTGCGCTCCGGGGCGATCGCACACGTGGAAGGTACCTGGGCGGATCCCGGCGGCTTCCGCGTCTGGTTCGAGATTGCGGGTGACGGTGGCTTCTTGGAGTACGACTCGCGTAACAACCCGACTTTCAGCGTAGCAAAGCGTTCGACAGGTGACGCGCCGGTAGCCCCGCATCGCGAAAGCCCGCTGATGCCCAACGACGACCCCTACCGTCGAGAGCTCGCACACTTCGTCGAGTGTGTGACCACGGGCAAACAGCCCGACATCACGGCTGAAGACGGGTTGCGAGCAGTGGAGATATCTCGGGCGGCGCTCGACAGCGCCCGCACCGGCCAGCCGGTAAGCCTGGGAGGCGGACGATGA
- a CDS encoding PD-(D/E)XK nuclease family protein, which yields MKDKPTLSPSKFVTYLACPVMYRWSFVDPRGRWYRTAKPYFSFGATLHKVLQRFHEQGGVGEVPKETLLADYEESWIEAGYDSPEESARRLEMGRELLVAYYEKQAAAPTLAKPVYVERMLRFDLGPFLLQGRVDRVDEHPDGALEVVDYKSGRDSVTEEDVRNDLAMCAYQLLLRRLHPERSVRATIHALRANQSATVGLTDEELAQFEESLRLLGEEILETDFAALKPAFKAVCLGCDFVPLCKRDPEYAAQWDAAQSEAAPEV from the coding sequence GTGAAGGACAAACCCACCCTTAGCCCGTCCAAGTTCGTGACCTACCTCGCCTGCCCGGTGATGTATCGCTGGAGCTTCGTGGACCCGCGAGGACGTTGGTACCGAACTGCCAAACCCTATTTCAGCTTCGGCGCCACCCTGCACAAAGTGCTGCAGCGCTTTCACGAACAGGGCGGCGTTGGCGAGGTGCCCAAAGAAACCCTGCTGGCCGACTATGAAGAAAGCTGGATCGAAGCGGGATACGACAGCCCCGAGGAGTCGGCAAGGCGGCTGGAGATGGGTCGCGAACTGCTTGTCGCCTACTACGAGAAGCAGGCTGCAGCGCCGACGCTCGCCAAGCCCGTGTACGTCGAACGGATGCTGCGCTTCGACCTTGGCCCCTTCCTGCTGCAGGGCCGCGTGGACCGCGTGGACGAGCATCCCGACGGCGCTCTCGAGGTGGTGGACTACAAAAGCGGTCGGGACAGCGTCACCGAGGAGGACGTGCGCAACGACCTCGCCATGTGCGCCTATCAGTTGCTTCTGCGCAGGCTTCATCCGGAGCGTTCGGTGCGCGCGACGATTCACGCACTGCGGGCCAACCAATCTGCCACCGTTGGGCTGACCGATGAGGAGTTAGCGCAGTTCGAGGAGAGCCTGCGTTTGTTGGGAGAGGAGATCCTGGAGACAGACTTCGCGGCACTAAAGCCGGCGTTCAAAGCGGTGTGTTTGGGGTGCGACTTCGTGCCGTTGTGTAAACGCGACCCCGAGTACGCGGCCCAGTGGGATGCCGCGCAGTCGGAGGCCGCGCCGGAGGTCTGA
- the galT gene encoding galactose-1-phosphate uridylyltransferase → MADLPELRRDPATREWVIISPKREGRPKGFRIPDGDEPLEEFDPECPFCPGNETMTPPEVLAYRSSDSQPDSPGWWVRVVPNKFPVISPDGDLDTKGFGMYDLMHGVGAHEVMIETPKHNLQIATMPLQQLAEVLWAFRDRCLDLSQDTRVRYTMLFRNRGQIAGATLAHPHSQLVALPMIPHDLKQKIAGVAAYYDFHERCLYCDMIRQETNFGERLICGNEEFIAFCPYAPKYPYEIVIMPRGHRRSFVEETRHTIEPMARIVREVMQRLDSALNSPPFNFTFHSAPVNVEKDPLFHWHLSVLPRLTIAAGFEMGTGIYINTVRPEDAARILREEPIEPKLVEAAQPASPGNGETKSASKSKVST, encoded by the coding sequence ATGGCTGATTTGCCTGAGTTGAGAAGGGACCCGGCGACCCGAGAATGGGTCATCATTTCGCCGAAGAGAGAGGGTCGTCCGAAGGGGTTTCGGATACCGGACGGTGACGAACCGCTCGAAGAGTTCGACCCCGAGTGCCCGTTCTGCCCCGGCAACGAGACAATGACCCCGCCCGAAGTGCTGGCCTATCGGAGTTCCGATTCCCAGCCCGACTCGCCCGGCTGGTGGGTGCGAGTCGTCCCCAACAAGTTCCCGGTCATCTCGCCCGATGGAGACCTGGACACCAAGGGCTTCGGCATGTACGACCTGATGCACGGCGTGGGCGCCCACGAGGTGATGATCGAAACGCCGAAGCACAACTTGCAGATTGCGACCATGCCCCTGCAGCAGTTGGCCGAAGTGCTTTGGGCCTTCCGTGACCGATGTCTCGACCTATCGCAGGATACGCGCGTGCGCTACACAATGCTGTTCCGCAACCGCGGTCAAATCGCGGGAGCAACGCTAGCACACCCTCACTCCCAGCTCGTCGCGCTGCCGATGATCCCGCACGACCTCAAGCAGAAGATTGCGGGCGTCGCAGCATACTACGACTTCCACGAGCGATGCCTGTACTGCGACATGATCCGCCAGGAAACCAATTTCGGCGAGCGCCTCATCTGTGGCAACGAGGAGTTCATCGCGTTCTGCCCGTACGCCCCGAAGTACCCCTACGAGATCGTGATCATGCCGCGCGGTCACCGCAGGTCCTTTGTCGAAGAGACCCGACACACCATCGAACCGATGGCCCGCATCGTCCGCGAGGTGATGCAGCGCCTCGATAGCGCACTGAACAGCCCGCCGTTCAACTTCACCTTCCACTCCGCGCCGGTGAATGTCGAGAAGGACCCGCTCTTCCACTGGCACCTCAGCGTGCTGCCTCGGCTCACCATCGCAGCAGGCTTCGAAATGGGTACCGGCATCTACATCAACACCGTGCGCCCCGAGGATGCCGCGCGCATCCTCCGAGAGGAGCCCATCGAGCCGAAACTCGTAGAGGCTGCTCAGCCCGCTTCGCCAGGCAACGGGGAAACTAAGTCCGCGAGTAAGAGCAAAGTTTCGACTTGA
- a CDS encoding Gfo/Idh/MocA family oxidoreductase, with translation MSLKTGILSTAHLHSMGYADALLKNPRSEFLGVADEDPERGRWFASKFGVPFYESYEKLASEADAVVVAAENVKHREIVELAAQHGCHVACEKPLCTTLEDGHRMIEACEKAGVQLMTCFPCRYTPSFERTLTRVRDGEIGQVYAVAATNHGMMPHDSWFNVISLSGGGSMMDHTVHVADLLRVLLQSEVVTVYAETGNNMYHGDYEDIAMLTVEFENGVFATVDSSWSRPLCYKIWGDVTMNVVGSEGVIEMDMFAQGVMAYSMKDMRARQQSYGGNIDEPLIEEFLRAIETGEPVPISGHDGFKAAEVAIAGYESAATGKPVRLPL, from the coding sequence ATGAGCCTGAAAACGGGAATCCTGAGCACGGCACACCTACACTCGATGGGATATGCGGATGCGCTGCTGAAGAACCCCCGCTCCGAGTTCTTGGGAGTCGCAGACGAGGACCCAGAACGCGGTAGGTGGTTCGCCAGCAAGTTCGGCGTGCCGTTCTATGAGAGCTACGAGAAGCTCGCCTCAGAGGCGGACGCAGTGGTCGTCGCGGCGGAGAATGTGAAGCACCGCGAGATCGTAGAGCTTGCCGCACAGCACGGCTGCCACGTCGCGTGCGAGAAACCCCTCTGTACCACCCTCGAGGACGGGCACCGCATGATCGAAGCGTGCGAGAAGGCGGGAGTGCAGCTCATGACATGCTTCCCTTGCCGATACACCCCCTCGTTCGAACGGACCCTGACTCGGGTGAGAGACGGCGAGATCGGTCAGGTCTACGCCGTCGCCGCTACCAACCATGGCATGATGCCACACGACTCCTGGTTCAACGTGATATCGCTGTCGGGCGGAGGCTCGATGATGGACCACACCGTCCACGTCGCAGACCTGTTGCGCGTGCTGCTGCAGTCCGAAGTGGTCACCGTGTACGCCGAGACCGGCAACAACATGTACCACGGAGACTACGAGGACATCGCCATGTTGACCGTCGAGTTCGAGAACGGCGTGTTCGCAACGGTCGACTCTAGCTGGTCACGCCCGCTTTGCTACAAGATATGGGGCGACGTAACGATGAACGTGGTCGGCAGCGAAGGCGTCATCGAAATGGACATGTTCGCCCAGGGCGTGATGGCTTACAGCATGAAGGACATGAGGGCGCGCCAGCAGAGCTACGGTGGCAATATAGACGAGCCGCTTATCGAGGAGTTCCTGCGGGCCATCGAGACCGGTGAGCCGGTGCCTATCTCGGGCCATGACGGCTTTAAGGCAGCCGAGGTGGCCATCGCTGGATACGAGTCGGCAGCGACTGGAAAGCCGGTGAGGCTTCCGCTATAG
- the lgt gene encoding prolipoprotein diacylglyceryl transferase, whose product MYPILFEVFGVPVRSYGLMLVLGFILAIVLAWRRGPKYGADLDTILDIGVVLLVSGVIGARIGWVVQEWSSYRDNPISVLYIWQGGLTYFGGLAAGVLAGLWYSRRRKISFWRWADLCAPSIALGYAIARIGCFLNGCCYGSPTNLPWACTFRTPDGVTPPSHPSQLYATVANLIIAGVLLWWDRRDGKQGQIFWGFLLLHGLYRFLYEFTRAGATSTYLIPGLLTDAQAVALLVVAIGVLGLLWAQRHGTARWAPPEERAPRAGRPRPEPSSQPGS is encoded by the coding sequence GTGTACCCCATTCTATTCGAAGTGTTCGGCGTGCCCGTACGCTCCTACGGGCTGATGCTGGTCCTCGGGTTCATTCTGGCAATCGTACTGGCATGGCGTCGCGGCCCCAAGTACGGCGCCGATCTGGACACTATCCTGGACATCGGCGTGGTGTTGCTGGTCTCCGGGGTTATCGGGGCGCGAATCGGGTGGGTAGTTCAGGAGTGGTCCAGTTACCGAGATAACCCCATCTCGGTGCTGTACATCTGGCAGGGCGGGCTGACCTACTTCGGGGGCTTGGCCGCGGGCGTGTTGGCGGGACTTTGGTACTCGCGTCGCCGAAAGATCTCGTTTTGGCGCTGGGCCGACCTGTGTGCGCCCTCGATCGCCCTCGGTTACGCCATCGCGCGGATCGGCTGCTTCCTGAACGGCTGCTGCTACGGGTCACCCACTAACCTACCCTGGGCCTGCACGTTTCGCACGCCGGACGGTGTCACGCCGCCCAGCCACCCTTCACAGCTTTACGCGACGGTGGCAAACCTGATCATCGCGGGAGTGCTGCTGTGGTGGGATCGGAGGGACGGAAAGCAAGGCCAGATCTTCTGGGGATTCCTGCTGCTACACGGGCTGTATCGGTTCCTCTACGAATTCACGCGCGCCGGGGCGACCTCTACGTATCTGATTCCGGGGCTGCTGACGGATGCCCAAGCGGTGGCTCTGTTGGTGGTTGCCATCGGCGTGCTCGGCCTGCTGTGGGCTCAGCGGCACGGCACAGCGAGGTGGGCACCGCCCGAAGAAAGAGCGCCACGTGCTGGGCGTCCTCGACCCGAGCCGAGCTCTCAACCTGGTTCGTAG
- a CDS encoding glutamate formiminotransferase — MKPGPILSIPNFSEGRDYHFVRALQESAAAPGVTLHTLSWDVDHNRTVTGLSGEPDALRAALLAMARIAFERIDLRKHRGVHPRIGALDVLPLVATAPEHKDAAHWLAAELGRGIAELGQVPVFLYGDSARPDKPRELAALRKGQYEGWVGKELLGEHAPDFGPARLHEARGAVILGVRGPLTAFNVNLSLPEPGLARGIAKELREVRGTDEVLHGVMAMGVALESRGMSQVSTNITEPDRTGMADVFSFVASRAGGAVAWCEVVGVVRDSDVARARASAEWERMHLRLWPEQVVAY, encoded by the coding sequence GTGAAACCTGGGCCAATCCTGTCCATTCCCAACTTCTCCGAGGGACGCGACTACCACTTCGTCAGGGCTTTGCAAGAAAGCGCGGCGGCACCCGGCGTCACCCTCCACACGCTTAGCTGGGACGTTGACCACAACCGAACGGTTACCGGGCTGTCCGGCGAGCCCGATGCTCTGCGCGCCGCTCTTCTCGCAATGGCTCGCATAGCCTTCGAGCGGATCGACCTGCGGAAACATCGAGGCGTGCATCCCCGAATCGGCGCGCTGGACGTGCTGCCTTTGGTAGCGACGGCGCCCGAGCACAAAGATGCCGCGCACTGGCTAGCGGCGGAACTGGGGCGTGGGATCGCAGAGCTCGGACAGGTACCGGTGTTCCTCTACGGCGACTCGGCCCGACCCGACAAGCCGCGGGAGCTGGCCGCTCTCCGAAAGGGTCAGTACGAGGGGTGGGTCGGGAAAGAACTGCTGGGTGAGCACGCGCCGGACTTCGGGCCTGCTCGGTTACATGAGGCTCGCGGTGCGGTCATTCTGGGCGTTCGTGGTCCGCTGACAGCGTTCAACGTGAACCTGTCGCTGCCGGAGCCGGGCCTTGCTCGAGGCATCGCGAAGGAGCTTCGCGAGGTCAGGGGCACCGATGAGGTCCTGCACGGAGTGATGGCTATGGGTGTTGCACTGGAGTCGCGCGGCATGTCGCAGGTCTCTACCAACATCACGGAGCCGGATCGGACAGGAATGGCCGATGTGTTCTCGTTCGTGGCCTCGCGTGCCGGCGGTGCAGTGGCGTGGTGTGAAGTCGTGGGGGTGGTGCGGGATTCGGACGTTGCCAGAGCCCGGGCTTCAGCGGAGTGGGAACGCATGCACCTGCGCCTATGGCCGGAGCAAGTGGTAGCTTATTAG
- a CDS encoding lytic transglycosylase domain-containing protein, which translates to MRGTIAALLLGLGVAALGDGLSDYLALRAKFGVKAPCAPHLVGTQPHGSVLEVSGRIQGTSKSGDSEMCILAAEEQALIVRGSPLPEWFGRGQVGVRLLIRVDAEGRLGMPNLHLIAAIGEGEIAAHEEKQRRAEEARRARAAASAAKSPVAAPAPKEDLPKTLLASLEQVLPGYKAYVKSVNGKLTDWEAEQIARSMLVFSAKHGVDPRLVTAVVVCESGFRPAATSAKGAAGLGQLMPSTARGMGVQNAYDTNENLEATVRLLRGHMLKYKPADKEYVDMKTLATALAAYNAGSGAVRKHGGIPPYAETRGYVTKVLSLYRRLCGE; encoded by the coding sequence ATGCGCGGAACCATCGCAGCCCTGCTTCTCGGCCTCGGCGTCGCCGCCTTAGGCGACGGACTGAGCGACTACCTGGCCCTGCGCGCTAAGTTCGGGGTAAAGGCCCCTTGCGCTCCCCACCTCGTCGGCACCCAGCCCCACGGCTCGGTCTTGGAAGTCTCCGGTCGCATCCAGGGTACGTCTAAGAGTGGCGACAGCGAGATGTGCATTCTCGCCGCCGAGGAGCAGGCCCTCATCGTTCGGGGATCGCCGTTGCCGGAGTGGTTCGGCCGCGGACAGGTCGGCGTGCGACTGCTGATCCGCGTGGATGCCGAGGGCCGGTTAGGGATGCCCAACCTGCACCTGATTGCGGCCATCGGGGAAGGGGAGATTGCGGCGCACGAAGAGAAGCAGCGTCGAGCCGAGGAGGCCCGGCGAGCGCGAGCGGCCGCTTCTGCCGCAAAAAGCCCTGTTGCGGCGCCTGCACCGAAGGAGGACCTACCCAAAACGCTGCTCGCCTCGCTGGAACAGGTCCTGCCGGGCTACAAGGCCTACGTGAAGTCGGTGAATGGCAAGCTGACCGACTGGGAGGCGGAGCAGATCGCCCGCAGCATGCTGGTCTTCAGCGCCAAGCACGGTGTAGACCCTCGCCTCGTGACCGCCGTGGTGGTGTGCGAGTCGGGGTTCCGTCCGGCGGCCACATCTGCCAAGGGGGCTGCAGGGCTGGGCCAACTGATGCCCTCCACCGCGAGGGGAATGGGTGTTCAGAACGCGTACGACACCAACGAGAACCTGGAAGCCACGGTGCGGCTCCTTCGCGGGCACATGCTGAAGTATAAACCTGCGGACAAGGAGTACGTGGACATGAAGACGCTGGCGACGGCGCTTGCGGCGTACAACGCAGGCTCCGGGGCGGTCCGCAAGCACGGCGGGATTCCCCCCTACGCCGAGACTCGGGGCTACGTCACGAAGGTGCTCTCTCTCTACCGCCGCCTGTGCGGAGAGTGA
- a CDS encoding UvrD-helicase domain-containing protein, giving the protein MSKLDLSSLNPKQLEAVMHPGGPLLVFAGAGSGKTRVITYRIARLISDGLRPWNVLAVTFTNKAANEMKERVAALLGEDLQPRWVGTFHSMCSRILRECGERIGIDRNFVVYDDDDQTSVVRDCLRELNLDEKQFTPRSVLTTISRAKEKLISAEQFPDVVHGFFERIVAEVYPKYQARLREYNALDFNDLIFFAVRLLREDRTVLERYRDQFRHVLVDEYQDVNQSQYTLIQLLGGEHENITVVGDDDQSIYGWRGADVKLILRFTSDYPDAKVVTLDQNYRSTQSILDAAHRVIRRNRNRAEKKLWTENAGGSPVTLTMCGTETDEAQVIAETIQREVRAGHRRYGDFAILYRTNAQSRAFEETFLGLRIPHIIIGGTRFYERKEIKDVVAYLRVIHNPYDLKALERIVNVPARGIGPTTLQVLRDHADNAERLWDAMRSDAAIEALGTAARKRVAAFVQLIEDLRQMPLEGPVLPVVEATIRQSGYLDALAADRTEEGRDRVENVREFLTVAGNYDSRAEEPTLAEFLQNIALVSDADFVGERADSVQLLTLHTAKGLEFPVVFLAGLEEGVFPHQRCLDSESQLEEERRLCYVGMTRAQEELNLTYATRRAFRGQTSFNRPSRFLQDLDPDVVTSLGAPIPPAASGLRPGTERHPARPPVVQQQTEAAREPAFAVGQKVRHKKFGLGVVVACVPVGEDSEVTVAFPGIVGIKKLLQRFADLEALG; this is encoded by the coding sequence GTGAGCAAGCTCGATCTCTCCTCTCTCAACCCCAAGCAACTGGAGGCAGTCATGCATCCCGGCGGGCCGCTCTTGGTGTTTGCCGGTGCAGGGAGCGGCAAGACTCGGGTGATTACCTATCGAATCGCGCGCCTCATCTCGGACGGCCTGCGCCCCTGGAACGTGCTCGCCGTCACATTCACCAACAAAGCCGCGAACGAGATGAAAGAGCGTGTCGCTGCACTGCTGGGCGAGGACCTGCAGCCGCGGTGGGTGGGCACCTTCCACTCGATGTGCAGCCGCATCCTGCGCGAGTGTGGAGAGCGCATCGGTATAGACCGCAACTTCGTCGTTTATGATGATGACGACCAGACATCTGTGGTGCGAGACTGCCTCAGGGAACTGAACCTGGACGAGAAGCAGTTCACCCCCCGCTCGGTACTGACCACCATCAGTCGGGCCAAGGAGAAGCTGATCTCCGCAGAGCAATTCCCCGACGTTGTGCACGGATTCTTCGAGCGGATCGTCGCCGAGGTGTACCCGAAGTATCAGGCCCGCCTACGCGAGTACAACGCTTTAGACTTCAACGATCTGATCTTTTTCGCAGTGCGGCTGCTGCGGGAAGACCGAACGGTGCTCGAGCGCTACCGAGACCAGTTCCGCCATGTGCTGGTGGACGAGTATCAGGACGTCAATCAGTCGCAGTACACACTGATTCAGCTACTCGGCGGGGAACACGAGAACATCACGGTGGTCGGCGACGACGACCAGTCCATCTATGGGTGGCGCGGAGCCGACGTGAAGCTGATCCTGCGTTTCACCAGCGACTACCCGGACGCGAAGGTGGTGACGCTGGACCAGAACTACCGTTCGACTCAGAGCATCCTGGACGCCGCGCATCGCGTCATCCGTCGCAACCGCAACCGCGCAGAAAAGAAGCTGTGGACCGAGAATGCTGGCGGCTCGCCAGTGACCCTGACGATGTGTGGCACGGAGACCGACGAGGCGCAAGTGATTGCCGAGACCATTCAGCGCGAGGTGCGAGCCGGCCACAGGCGCTACGGCGACTTCGCGATCCTGTATCGCACGAACGCTCAGTCGCGAGCCTTCGAGGAAACGTTTCTCGGCCTCCGCATCCCCCACATAATCATCGGGGGCACGCGGTTTTACGAGCGGAAGGAGATCAAGGACGTCGTCGCCTACCTACGCGTCATCCACAACCCGTATGACCTCAAGGCGCTCGAGCGCATCGTCAACGTGCCCGCCCGAGGCATCGGCCCTACGACGCTGCAGGTATTACGGGACCATGCAGACAACGCAGAGCGTCTGTGGGACGCAATGCGGTCCGATGCCGCGATAGAGGCGCTCGGCACGGCGGCACGCAAGCGGGTCGCGGCGTTCGTTCAGCTCATCGAGGACTTGCGGCAGATGCCACTGGAAGGACCGGTGTTGCCGGTAGTCGAGGCAACCATCCGCCAAAGCGGCTATCTCGATGCGCTCGCGGCAGACAGAACTGAAGAGGGCCGGGATCGGGTCGAGAATGTTCGCGAGTTCTTGACCGTTGCGGGCAACTACGACAGCCGCGCCGAGGAGCCCACGCTGGCCGAGTTTCTGCAGAACATCGCTTTGGTATCGGACGCCGACTTCGTGGGCGAACGGGCGGATTCCGTACAGCTTCTCACCCTGCACACCGCGAAGGGCTTGGAATTCCCGGTGGTGTTCCTCGCGGGCCTCGAAGAAGGCGTGTTTCCGCATCAACGTTGCCTCGACTCGGAGTCCCAACTCGAGGAAGAGCGCAGACTCTGCTACGTCGGGATGACTCGGGCACAGGAGGAGCTGAATCTGACCTACGCGACGAGGCGAGCCTTTCGCGGTCAGACATCGTTCAACCGCCCCTCGCGCTTTCTGCAGGACCTGGATCCCGACGTGGTCACTTCGCTCGGGGCACCGATCCCACCTGCCGCGTCGGGGTTGAGACCTGGAACGGAGCGGCATCCGGCGCGTCCCCCGGTCGTTCAGCAGCAGACAGAGGCTGCCCGCGAGCCCGCCTTTGCGGTGGGGCAGAAGGTGCGGCACAAGAAGTTCGGCTTAGGGGTCGTGGTGGCTTGCGTTCCGGTGGGTGAGGACAGCGAAGTCACCGTAGCGTTTCCGGGTATTGTCGGCATCAAGAAGCTGCTACAGCGCTTCGCCGATCTCGAAGCCCTAGGGTAG
- a CDS encoding M50 family metallopeptidase, which produces MGIPTSPTDYLDLGDRPHQTGRTGVNYRTTLVVASLAAMFLWYWPIGRMLISPVTILNTFIHEYMHALAAWASDGSVSHIIVYPNASGVTHITGGQIWLIAPAGYVGSAVMGAVLLVLSHRERLVRWLLGFFAASVALGMIALVRGEALAVAVGITSVVAIFAGAKWLPTGGVVFLAQFVAIQQCAAAFQAFYWLFKATEGHGMPSDAMRMAQTTGLPAELWASLWCAFSAAMVYFAVRYAWRSAGREGPRRRSRT; this is translated from the coding sequence GTGGGCATTCCAACGAGTCCGACTGACTATCTCGATCTCGGCGACAGGCCGCACCAGACGGGCAGAACGGGGGTCAACTACCGCACCACCCTCGTCGTCGCCTCGCTCGCCGCTATGTTTCTCTGGTACTGGCCCATCGGCAGGATGCTCATCAGCCCCGTCACCATCCTCAACACCTTCATCCACGAATACATGCATGCGCTTGCTGCGTGGGCCTCCGACGGGTCTGTGTCCCACATTATCGTGTATCCCAACGCGAGTGGTGTCACGCACATCACCGGCGGCCAGATATGGCTCATCGCCCCTGCGGGTTACGTAGGCTCTGCCGTGATGGGGGCAGTGCTGCTCGTGCTATCCCATCGCGAGCGGCTCGTGCGGTGGCTCCTGGGCTTCTTCGCGGCTTCGGTGGCTTTGGGAATGATCGCGTTGGTCCGGGGTGAGGCGCTTGCGGTTGCCGTGGGGATCACCAGTGTGGTCGCCATTTTCGCCGGCGCGAAGTGGCTGCCAACCGGGGGAGTTGTCTTCCTCGCGCAGTTCGTCGCCATCCAGCAGTGTGCGGCGGCGTTCCAGGCGTTCTACTGGCTCTTCAAGGCCACGGAGGGTCACGGGATGCCGAGCGACGCGATGCGCATGGCACAGACGACTGGCTTACCCGCAGAGCTGTGGGCCTCCTTGTGGTGCGCATTCAGCGCCGCGATGGTGTACTTCGCGGTCCGCTACGCTTGGCGGTCTGCCGGACGAGAAGGACCCCGCAGGAGGTCGCGCACCTAG